The Alteriqipengyuania halimionae genome contains a region encoding:
- the nadA gene encoding quinolinate synthase NadA, which translates to MTAIDTKLPTGDDLLAEIDRLRKERNAVILGHYYQRPEIQDLADFVGDSLELSRKAAETDADVIAFCGVKFMADTAKILSPEKIVVLPDMDAGCSLEDSCPPDKFRAFREAHPDHIALTYINCSTEVKALSDVIVTSSSAETILSQIPEDQPIIFGPDRHLGGYLNRKYNRDMLLWPGVCIVHEAFSETELLKLKAQYPGAPVAAHPECPPHVVDHADYVGSTSGILQFARTFEGETLIVATEPHIIHQMEKALPEKNFVGAPGADGNCNCNICPYMALNTLEKLYTCLRDLEPRIEIEEGLRLKAKQSLDKMLEMASGTIGKGDLGRA; encoded by the coding sequence ATGACCGCAATCGACACCAAACTGCCCACCGGCGACGACCTGCTCGCCGAGATCGACCGTCTGCGCAAAGAGCGCAACGCGGTGATCCTGGGGCATTATTATCAACGCCCGGAAATCCAGGACCTCGCCGATTTCGTCGGCGACTCGCTGGAGCTGTCGCGCAAGGCGGCCGAGACCGATGCCGATGTGATCGCGTTCTGCGGGGTCAAGTTCATGGCCGATACCGCCAAGATCCTGAGCCCGGAAAAGATCGTCGTGCTGCCCGATATGGATGCCGGCTGCAGCCTCGAGGACAGCTGCCCGCCCGACAAGTTTCGCGCGTTCCGCGAGGCGCACCCCGATCATATCGCGCTGACCTACATCAATTGCTCGACCGAGGTGAAAGCCTTGAGCGACGTGATCGTGACGAGCTCCAGCGCCGAGACGATCCTCTCGCAGATCCCCGAGGACCAGCCGATCATTTTCGGCCCCGACCGGCACCTGGGCGGTTATCTCAACCGCAAATACAATCGCGACATGCTGCTGTGGCCGGGTGTGTGCATCGTCCACGAGGCGTTCAGCGAAACCGAGCTGCTGAAGCTGAAGGCGCAATATCCCGGCGCCCCCGTTGCCGCGCATCCCGAATGCCCGCCGCATGTGGTCGACCACGCCGATTATGTCGGCTCGACCAGCGGCATCCTGCAATTCGCGCGCACTTTCGAAGGCGAGACGCTGATCGTCGCGACCGAGCCGCACATCATCCACCAGATGGAAAAGGCGCTGCCGGAAAAGAACTTCGTCGGCGCGCCCGGCGCGGACGGCAACTGCAATTGCAACATCTGCCCCTACATGGCGCTCAACACGCTCGAAAAGCTCTACACCTGCCTGCGCGACCTCGAACCCCGCATCGAGATCGAGGAAGGGCTGCGCCTCAAGGCCAAGCAGAGCCTCGACAAGATGCTCGAAATGGCCAGTGGCACGATCGGCAAGGGCGATCTGGGCAGGGCTTGA
- a CDS encoding DUF2254 family protein, which yields MAGGTPLKGLRAWILHRLVANYWSLPAVAVLVAPLVAALVLVADRAGAGAWMHERGLGLLTSSDTAQDLTIAIVGVDAAFLTLYWSITLIVLTLAAGNLGVRLVDRWLQKGLVRLSMAGLTFCLVFSIFVLARIDPQSPVIDLPHFALGTMLVLQLVNISMLGVAIHDLGRTMFIDRSIDHIGTAAAQVSVKLEPHPPYSGEWGYFLPAPREGYVEGIDLERIAELLGSSCARARLCAAPGSHVLRGEPIAMFESEPDKVNAISKAIPLGAFRSGAQSTVFEIRLLVEIAARALSPGINDFYTALACADRLATAMAGQAENWIDEGMMPCWVDDPRFELPGQDFRGLFDAPLDQFRQAAADYPSVSIRMIENFGRLYALLERDDAPCGLRDYLKQRAQEICQHAMDNAEHDKDRNAVKTAFARFDEASPLKVAA from the coding sequence TTGGCTGGCGGGACACCGCTCAAAGGTCTGAGAGCATGGATTCTCCACCGGTTGGTGGCGAATTACTGGTCGTTGCCCGCCGTCGCCGTGCTGGTCGCCCCGCTGGTGGCCGCGCTGGTGCTGGTCGCCGATCGCGCCGGAGCGGGCGCGTGGATGCACGAACGCGGCCTCGGCCTGCTGACATCCTCCGACACTGCCCAGGACCTCACGATCGCGATCGTCGGGGTCGATGCGGCATTTCTCACGCTCTATTGGTCGATCACGCTGATCGTGCTGACATTGGCTGCCGGCAATCTCGGCGTGCGGCTGGTCGATCGCTGGCTCCAGAAAGGCCTGGTACGGCTATCGATGGCCGGGCTGACCTTCTGCCTCGTCTTCTCGATCTTCGTCCTCGCGCGGATCGACCCGCAAAGCCCTGTGATCGACTTGCCGCATTTCGCACTCGGTACGATGCTGGTGTTGCAACTCGTCAATATCAGCATGCTCGGCGTCGCGATCCACGATCTGGGGCGCACGATGTTCATCGATCGCTCGATCGACCATATCGGCACCGCTGCGGCGCAGGTGAGCGTGAAGCTCGAACCCCATCCGCCTTACTCGGGGGAATGGGGCTATTTCCTGCCCGCACCACGCGAAGGCTATGTCGAGGGCATCGACCTCGAACGCATCGCCGAACTGCTGGGCAGCAGCTGTGCCAGGGCGCGCCTGTGTGCGGCACCGGGCAGCCATGTCCTGCGCGGCGAGCCAATCGCGATGTTCGAAAGCGAACCTGACAAGGTCAACGCGATCAGCAAGGCGATCCCGCTCGGCGCGTTCCGTTCGGGGGCTCAGTCTACCGTGTTCGAAATCCGGCTGCTGGTCGAGATCGCGGCGCGCGCACTCTCACCCGGGATCAACGATTTCTACACCGCGCTCGCCTGTGCCGACCGGCTCGCCACCGCCATGGCGGGCCAGGCGGAAAACTGGATCGACGAGGGGATGATGCCCTGCTGGGTAGACGATCCGCGGTTCGAACTGCCGGGACAGGATTTCCGCGGGTTGTTCGATGCTCCGCTCGACCAGTTCCGCCAGGCCGCCGCCGACTACCCCTCGGTCTCGATCCGCATGATCGAGAATTTCGGGCGGCTTTATGCCCTCCTCGAACGCGACGACGCCCCTTGCGGCTTGCGCGACTATCTCAAGCAGCGGGCGCAGGAGATCTGCCAGCACGCAATGGACAATGCCGAACATGACAAGGACCGCAACGCCGTGAAAACTGCCTTTGCCCGTTTCGACGAAGCATCGCCATTGAAGGTGGCGGCATGA
- a CDS encoding prolyl oligopeptidase family serine peptidase, protein MIARLALATALVCAATPIAAQETDAEDSYIWLEEIQGERALEQVDEWNAEAEAVLTAQPEYPIAKAWAKQILDDTRQIAMPSAIYGDMVTNLWRDADNPRGIWRIASLESYRAGNPEWRTLIDVDQLGRDEGESYVWHGANCLAPEYTRCLVSISPGGTDADVVREFDLTTGTFVEGGFTLPQAKSNVAWFDEDTLFVGTDEGEGSLTDSGYPRLVKVWKRGTDFADATQIAEGEQADVSISGFSVLDGNTRWRFVNRSPSFWTNEYSLVKDDGTLVGLPFTNDMVFESVLDGQVIARLNSVAASSAGWSAPAGALVAFDLNDIAAGKKPTPTVVFRPSESQAVEGVATSETKLWVKVLDDVSGKLIEITPGAQGWTQRDIDLPANSTIQIAQTSGKGDTAFVTVESMLSPPTLYAVSSDGTPSAIASEPAQFDPSKFEVEQKFATSKDGTKVPYYLLRPKGVAGPLPTLIHAYGGFRAAQTPKYLTAEPYRSGPLGLFWLESGNAYVLANIRGGGEYGPRWHEEALREKRQNSFDDLHAVADDLVAQDLTTPGRIAASGRSNGGVLVGAVANQRPDLYGAIISGSPLIDMRRYNKLLAGASWIAEYGNPDVPEDWAFMRAWSPYQNMQPDPDYPAVFYYLSTLDDRVHPGHARKAAAKLEQFGQTFYFHEYREGGHSVGADHEEDAKRAAMLLAFLNREIGSESETE, encoded by the coding sequence ATGATCGCACGCCTAGCCCTCGCCACCGCGCTTGTTTGCGCCGCCACCCCCATCGCCGCGCAGGAAACCGACGCCGAGGATTCGTATATCTGGCTCGAGGAAATCCAGGGCGAGCGGGCGCTGGAACAGGTCGATGAATGGAATGCGGAAGCCGAGGCGGTGCTGACTGCGCAGCCGGAGTATCCGATCGCCAAGGCGTGGGCCAAGCAGATCCTCGACGACACCCGCCAGATCGCCATGCCCAGCGCGATCTATGGCGACATGGTCACCAATCTGTGGCGCGATGCGGACAATCCGCGCGGCATCTGGCGGATCGCCAGCCTCGAAAGCTACCGCGCAGGCAATCCCGAATGGCGCACGCTGATCGATGTCGACCAATTGGGCCGCGACGAAGGTGAGAGCTATGTCTGGCATGGCGCGAACTGCCTTGCGCCCGAATATACACGCTGCCTCGTCTCGATTAGCCCCGGCGGCACAGATGCCGACGTGGTGCGCGAATTCGATCTCACCACCGGCACCTTCGTCGAAGGCGGGTTCACCCTGCCGCAGGCCAAATCCAACGTCGCCTGGTTCGATGAGGACACGCTGTTCGTCGGCACCGACGAGGGCGAGGGATCGCTGACCGATTCAGGCTATCCGCGTCTCGTCAAAGTGTGGAAACGCGGGACCGATTTCGCCGATGCGACCCAGATCGCAGAAGGCGAGCAGGCCGATGTCTCGATCAGCGGCTTCTCGGTGCTCGACGGGAACACGCGCTGGCGCTTCGTCAATCGCAGCCCGAGCTTCTGGACCAACGAATATTCGCTGGTGAAAGATGACGGCACGTTGGTGGGGCTGCCGTTCACCAACGACATGGTGTTCGAATCCGTTCTGGACGGGCAGGTCATCGCTCGCCTCAATTCGGTTGCGGCATCGTCTGCGGGCTGGTCCGCGCCTGCCGGGGCGCTGGTGGCATTCGATCTCAACGATATCGCGGCAGGCAAAAAGCCAACGCCCACGGTGGTGTTCCGCCCCAGCGAAAGCCAGGCGGTGGAAGGCGTTGCGACCTCCGAAACCAAGCTCTGGGTCAAGGTGCTCGACGATGTCTCGGGCAAGCTGATCGAGATCACCCCCGGCGCGCAGGGCTGGACCCAGCGCGACATCGATCTGCCGGCCAACAGCACGATCCAGATCGCGCAGACCAGCGGCAAGGGCGACACCGCCTTCGTCACGGTCGAAAGCATGCTCTCCCCTCCGACGCTCTATGCGGTGTCGAGCGACGGCACGCCCTCCGCGATCGCCAGCGAACCGGCGCAGTTCGATCCCTCGAAATTCGAAGTCGAACAGAAATTCGCGACGTCGAAAGACGGAACCAAGGTTCCCTATTACCTCCTCCGCCCCAAGGGCGTTGCTGGACCGCTGCCCACGCTGATCCACGCCTATGGCGGTTTCCGCGCGGCGCAGACGCCCAAATATCTTACCGCCGAACCCTATCGCAGCGGTCCGCTGGGCCTCTTCTGGCTCGAAAGCGGCAATGCCTATGTCCTCGCCAATATCCGTGGCGGCGGCGAATATGGCCCGCGCTGGCACGAGGAAGCGCTGCGTGAAAAGCGCCAGAACAGCTTCGACGATTTGCACGCCGTGGCCGACGATCTGGTGGCGCAAGACCTGACCACGCCGGGCCGGATTGCCGCCTCGGGCCGCTCGAATGGCGGCGTGCTGGTGGGCGCGGTCGCGAACCAGCGGCCGGACCTTTACGGCGCGATCATCAGCGGCAGCCCGCTGATCGACATGCGCCGCTACAACAAGCTGCTGGCCGGCGCTTCGTGGATTGCCGAATACGGCAATCCCGACGTGCCCGAGGACTGGGCCTTCATGCGCGCATGGTCGCCCTATCAGAATATGCAGCCCGATCCCGATTATCCGGCGGTGTTCTATTATCTCTCGACGCTCGACGACCGGGTCCATCCCGGCCATGCGCGCAAGGCTGCAGCCAAGCTCGAACAGTTCGGTCAGACCTTCTACTTCCACGAATATCGCGAAGGCGGCCACTCGGTCGGTGCCGATCACGAGGAAGATGCCAAGCGCGCGGCGATGCTGCTCGCTTTCCTCAATCGCGAGATCGGCAGCGAAAGCGAAACCGAGTAG
- a CDS encoding DUF2254 domain-containing protein has translation MTKLRQWWQDINASYWFLPALFSVLALFLALGTIYLDRIGWSERLTDLPQIIPARPEGASNMLTVIAGSMIGTAATVFSITIAAVAYASGNYGPRLLTNFMEDRGNQFSLAIFISTFVYAITVLRSVRAEDEAAASIEDAVATSLPGFVPQLSLLVAYALMGLSVAVLVFFLNHIPASIRINTVLKDIGARLIAKVKDRFPDKDSGIEPENRPEGIPIRAHGTGYIQIIDYDALDQIAGDRDCHIVMAVRTGDFVHNEMIIAYWADESDEDAEEECPDGEVRDCFALGSRRTPGQDLQFLIDELVEIGLRALSPGINDPFTAITALHWLGAATAELGGRDLRIRVNGHDDPHEDRVVTLDDDFSHYVRRGFGSIRSGVATNRIAALAMFDALLNARGSLKNESREKILRDEGELLVRQAREHLLGPELETVEARYARFDHAFS, from the coding sequence ATGACCAAGCTTCGCCAGTGGTGGCAGGACATCAACGCCAGCTACTGGTTCCTGCCCGCGTTGTTCTCGGTCCTCGCGCTGTTCCTTGCACTGGGCACGATCTATCTCGACCGGATCGGATGGTCCGAACGGCTGACCGACCTGCCCCAGATCATCCCCGCGCGGCCCGAAGGGGCATCGAACATGCTGACCGTGATCGCCGGCAGCATGATCGGCACTGCGGCAACGGTGTTCTCGATCACGATCGCGGCGGTGGCCTATGCCAGCGGCAATTACGGACCACGCCTGCTGACCAATTTCATGGAGGATCGCGGCAACCAGTTCAGCCTCGCGATCTTCATCTCGACCTTCGTCTACGCGATCACCGTGCTGCGCTCCGTCCGCGCCGAGGACGAGGCGGCCGCCAGTATAGAAGATGCGGTGGCAACGTCGCTTCCCGGCTTCGTCCCGCAATTGTCGCTGCTGGTCGCCTACGCGCTGATGGGACTATCGGTGGCCGTGCTGGTGTTCTTCCTCAACCACATCCCCGCCTCGATCCGGATCAACACCGTGCTCAAGGATATCGGCGCGCGGCTGATCGCCAAGGTTAAAGACCGGTTCCCCGACAAGGATAGCGGGATCGAGCCCGAGAACCGGCCCGAAGGCATCCCGATCCGCGCCCACGGCACCGGCTATATCCAGATTATCGACTATGATGCGCTCGACCAGATCGCGGGCGACCGCGATTGCCATATCGTGATGGCGGTGCGGACCGGCGATTTCGTCCATAACGAGATGATCATCGCCTATTGGGCGGATGAGAGCGATGAGGACGCCGAAGAGGAATGCCCCGATGGCGAAGTGCGCGACTGTTTCGCGCTCGGCAGCCGCCGTACGCCGGGGCAGGACCTGCAATTCCTGATCGACGAACTGGTCGAGATCGGGCTGCGCGCGCTCTCCCCCGGGATCAACGATCCTTTCACCGCGATCACCGCGCTACACTGGCTGGGCGCAGCCACCGCAGAGCTGGGCGGGCGGGACCTGCGCATCCGGGTGAACGGCCACGACGATCCGCATGAGGATCGCGTCGTCACGCTCGACGACGATTTCTCGCATTACGTCCGCCGCGGCTTCGGTTCGATCCGCTCTGGCGTCGCGACCAACCGGATCGCCGCGCTCGCCATGTTCGATGCGCTGCTCAATGCGCGCGGATCGCTCAAGAACGAGAGCCGCGAGAAAATCCTGCGCGATGAAGGCGAACTGCTGGTGCGGCAGGCCCGCGAACATCTGCTCGGCCCCGAACTGGAAACGGTCGAAGCGCGCTATGCAAGGTTCGACCACGCCTTCTCCTAG
- a CDS encoding alkene reductase gives MNDSLFQPIKLGAIEIPNRILMAPLTRGRATLPGSVPNEMMATYYRQRAGAGLILSEATGITREGLGWPAAPGIWSEEQVEGWKMVTDAVHDAGGRIALQMWHMGRLVHPDFLGGEPPVSASATCAPGHAHTPTGRQDYQPARALGTDEVARVVADYAKAAANAMEAGFDGVQLHGANGYLVDQFLRRSTNLRDDKYGGSTENRTHFLREVLGALIGEIGADRVGLRLSPNGETQGCDDLSPADTFGAAAGVAEELGIAYLELRQPGVDGTFGQTGVPKQGPMIRDIFTGPLIFNSDYAGKDADRDVRLGRCDAISFGRPYISNPDLDVRLEKGADLAENVNVPQSWYLPGPAGYIDYPTLNEEAA, from the coding sequence GTGAACGACAGTCTTTTCCAGCCGATCAAGCTCGGGGCGATCGAGATCCCCAACCGCATCCTCATGGCCCCGCTGACACGTGGTCGCGCGACCCTGCCCGGCTCGGTCCCGAACGAGATGATGGCGACCTATTACCGCCAGCGCGCAGGCGCGGGCCTGATCCTGTCCGAAGCGACCGGTATTACCCGCGAAGGCCTCGGCTGGCCCGCCGCGCCCGGCATCTGGAGCGAAGAGCAGGTCGAAGGCTGGAAGATGGTGACCGACGCCGTTCACGATGCAGGCGGTCGGATCGCACTGCAGATGTGGCATATGGGCCGCCTGGTCCATCCCGATTTCCTCGGCGGCGAACCGCCGGTTTCGGCCTCGGCCACTTGCGCGCCCGGCCATGCCCACACGCCCACCGGCCGGCAGGATTACCAGCCCGCCCGCGCGCTCGGTACCGACGAGGTCGCGCGCGTGGTCGCCGATTATGCCAAGGCCGCGGCAAACGCGATGGAAGCCGGGTTCGACGGCGTGCAACTCCACGGCGCGAATGGCTATCTGGTCGACCAGTTCCTGCGCCGCTCGACCAATCTGCGCGATGACAAATATGGCGGCTCGACCGAAAACCGCACCCACTTCCTGCGCGAAGTGCTGGGCGCGCTGATCGGCGAGATCGGTGCCGACCGGGTCGGCCTGCGCCTCTCGCCCAATGGCGAAACGCAAGGCTGCGACGATTTGAGCCCGGCCGACACGTTCGGTGCCGCGGCGGGCGTCGCCGAAGAGCTGGGCATCGCTTATCTCGAATTGCGCCAGCCCGGCGTCGATGGCACCTTCGGCCAAACCGGGGTCCCCAAGCAGGGCCCAATGATCCGCGACATCTTCACCGGCCCGCTGATCTTCAACAGCGATTATGCAGGCAAAGATGCCGATCGCGACGTGCGGCTGGGTCGCTGCGACGCGATCAGTTTCGGCCGCCCCTATATCTCCAATCCCGATCTCGATGTGCGGCTGGAGAAGGGCGCCGATCTGGCCGAGAACGTCAACGTGCCGCAAAGCTGGTATCTGCCCGGCCCCGCAGGCTATATCGATTACCCCACGCTCAACGAAGAGGCCGCCTGA
- a CDS encoding BCCT family transporter, which yields MDVNPPVFFISAGLILAFAIYGAVFSEHAAALFTKVQAFIVADFGWFYIAVVAGFLLFVIFLMVSRYGDIRLGPDDSEPDYSYVSWLAMLFSAGMGIGLVFFGVAEPVLHYSNPPVGEGGTLDSARQAMVLTFVHWGIHAWAIYVVLGLALAYFAFRRGLPLTIRSALYPLIGRKIDGPIGHAIDIFAVIGTMFGVATSLGLGVMQVNAGLADLFGAPISVYVQLVLIVVITLLATGSVFLGLDKGIKRLSELNITLAIGLLLFVLVAGSTVFLLQAYVQNIGAYLGAVVQRTFRLYAYEPNPWLGSWTLFYWGWWIAWSPFVGMFIARISRGRTIREFISTVLIVPVLFTFAWMTVFGNTGIEMDMAGVAPIAQVVNSDVSLALFEVLGHLPWSTITSAVATLLVITFFVTSADSGALVMDMITSGAAENSPVWQRMFWSLAAGGVASVLLVAGGLEALQTAAIASALPFAVVMIFICYGLLRALQTEGVASAVDFASIPPAPLDPEMRWTQRLRAITHSARRDEISEFLKGPAREALEKVSRELEERGLVPQIEESEGYLGLVVPHGESGDFRYDLRSKSYLTPEFTWASPRKPSDDTKKHYRAMASSSEGEHSHDVTGYSQSQLIHDLLNRYAHFRRVSFLT from the coding sequence ATGGACGTCAATCCGCCGGTATTCTTCATCTCGGCCGGGCTGATTCTCGCTTTCGCGATTTATGGTGCGGTGTTCTCCGAACACGCGGCCGCGCTCTTCACAAAGGTCCAGGCGTTCATCGTCGCCGATTTCGGCTGGTTCTACATCGCGGTGGTCGCGGGATTCCTGCTGTTCGTCATCTTCCTGATGGTCAGCCGTTACGGCGATATCCGCCTCGGGCCGGACGATAGCGAGCCCGACTACAGCTATGTCTCATGGCTCGCGATGCTGTTCAGCGCGGGGATGGGCATCGGCCTCGTTTTCTTCGGCGTGGCCGAGCCGGTGCTGCATTACTCCAATCCACCGGTGGGCGAGGGCGGCACGCTTGATTCCGCCCGCCAGGCGATGGTGCTTACCTTCGTCCACTGGGGCATTCATGCCTGGGCGATCTACGTCGTGCTCGGTCTAGCGCTGGCCTATTTCGCGTTCCGGCGCGGTCTGCCGCTGACGATCCGGTCGGCGCTCTATCCGCTGATCGGGCGCAAGATCGACGGGCCGATCGGCCATGCGATCGACATCTTCGCCGTGATCGGCACGATGTTCGGCGTGGCGACCTCGCTCGGGCTGGGCGTGATGCAGGTCAATGCGGGCCTTGCCGATCTCTTCGGGGCGCCGATCTCCGTCTATGTGCAGCTGGTCCTGATCGTGGTGATTACCTTGCTGGCGACGGGTTCGGTCTTCCTCGGGCTCGACAAGGGAATCAAGCGGCTGTCCGAACTCAACATCACACTGGCCATCGGGCTCTTGCTGTTCGTATTGGTGGCGGGATCGACGGTGTTCCTGCTTCAGGCCTACGTCCAGAACATTGGGGCCTATCTCGGCGCGGTCGTCCAGCGGACGTTCCGACTCTACGCCTACGAACCCAATCCCTGGCTGGGCAGCTGGACGCTGTTCTACTGGGGCTGGTGGATCGCGTGGTCGCCCTTCGTCGGCATGTTCATCGCGCGCATTTCCCGCGGTCGCACCATCCGCGAATTTATCAGCACCGTGCTGATCGTGCCGGTGCTGTTCACCTTCGCCTGGATGACGGTGTTCGGAAACACCGGCATCGAAATGGACATGGCCGGGGTCGCGCCGATCGCACAGGTGGTGAACAGTGACGTCTCGCTGGCACTGTTCGAAGTGCTCGGCCATTTGCCCTGGTCGACGATCACATCGGCAGTCGCAACCCTCCTGGTGATCACCTTCTTCGTCACCTCGGCGGATTCGGGCGCATTGGTGATGGACATGATCACCAGCGGCGCGGCCGAGAATTCACCGGTCTGGCAGCGCATGTTCTGGTCGCTCGCGGCTGGCGGTGTCGCCAGTGTGCTGCTGGTGGCCGGCGGACTGGAGGCACTTCAGACCGCAGCGATCGCCAGCGCCCTGCCGTTCGCAGTCGTGATGATCTTCATCTGTTATGGCTTGCTGCGCGCCTTGCAGACCGAAGGCGTGGCCAGCGCGGTGGATTTCGCCTCGATCCCGCCCGCGCCGCTCGATCCCGAAATGCGCTGGACCCAGCGCCTTCGGGCGATCACCCATTCGGCCCGGCGCGACGAGATCTCCGAGTTCCTGAAAGGGCCCGCGCGCGAAGCGCTCGAGAAGGTCTCGCGCGAGCTCGAAGAGCGTGGTCTGGTGCCGCAGATCGAGGAATCTGAAGGCTATCTCGGCCTGGTGGTCCCGCACGGCGAGTCCGGCGATTTCCGTTACGATCTGCGCTCCAAAAGCTATCTCACGCCGGAATTCACCTGGGCCTCTCCGCGCAAACCGTCGGACGATACCAAGAAGCATTATCGGGCGATGGCGAGCAGTTCGGAAGGTGAACATTCGCACGATGTGACCGGTTATTCGCAATCGCAGCTGATCCATGACCTGCTCAATCGCTACGCCCATTTCCGCCGGGTGTCGTTCCTGACCTGA
- a CDS encoding DMT family transporter, giving the protein MTWLRLVLGYGSEMVNATQQTRAGSQESVAASSSTSLAFAVLLIGNATLAAGPWFVRMADSGPVAAGFWRLLIALPFLALLAWRERSGEPLPSRAIVWLVAAAGVFFALDLASWHVGIERTRLGNATLFGNSGSILIMAWGLILLKRWPSAKECAAVVAALGGAAILLGRSLEIDPRYLTGDLFCILAGLFYTFYILFLQRARAAAGNWMLLTIVSLAGAPILLAIALALGEPVWPDDWWPNIGLALSSQVIGQGCLVYALRFFPPLVIGMALLTQPAIAAAIGWFAFGEAIMPVDALGMALVGGALLLARSSKAADPARIVDEVVSDEDDEDRSP; this is encoded by the coding sequence GTGACTTGGCTTCGCTTGGTGCTCGGCTACGGGAGCGAGATGGTCAATGCAACGCAGCAGACAAGGGCGGGATCGCAGGAGAGCGTGGCTGCCTCCTCATCGACCAGCCTCGCCTTCGCGGTCCTGCTGATCGGCAATGCGACGCTCGCTGCGGGGCCGTGGTTCGTGCGCATGGCCGACAGCGGACCGGTCGCCGCCGGGTTCTGGCGGTTGCTGATCGCCCTCCCTTTCCTTGCGCTGCTCGCCTGGCGAGAGCGCAGCGGAGAACCATTGCCGAGCCGTGCGATCGTGTGGCTGGTGGCCGCCGCGGGCGTGTTCTTCGCGCTCGATCTGGCGAGCTGGCATGTCGGGATCGAGCGCACCCGGCTCGGCAATGCGACGCTGTTCGGCAATTCGGGCAGCATCCTGATCATGGCCTGGGGCCTGATCCTGCTGAAACGCTGGCCGAGCGCCAAGGAATGCGCGGCGGTGGTCGCGGCGCTCGGCGGTGCCGCGATCCTGCTGGGGCGAAGTCTCGAGATCGATCCGCGCTATTTGACAGGGGACCTGTTCTGCATCCTCGCCGGGTTGTTCTACACCTTCTACATCCTGTTCCTCCAACGCGCGCGGGCCGCAGCGGGGAACTGGATGCTGCTCACCATCGTGAGCCTCGCCGGCGCGCCGATCCTGCTCGCCATCGCGCTGGCTTTGGGAGAGCCGGTGTGGCCGGACGATTGGTGGCCCAATATCGGGCTCGCGCTGTCGAGCCAGGTGATCGGGCAGGGGTGTCTGGTATACGCGCTCCGGTTCTTCCCGCCACTGGTGATCGGGATGGCGCTGCTGACCCAGCCCGCGATCGCGGCGGCCATCGGCTGGTTCGCTTTCGGCGAAGCGATCATGCCGGTCGATGCGCTGGGCATGGCCTTGGTGGGCGGCGCGTTATTGCTCGCCCGTTCGAGCAAGGCCGCCGATCCGGCGCGGATCGTCGATGAAGTCGTGTCCGATGAGGACGACGAGGATCGCTCACCCTAG
- a CDS encoding HpcH/HpaI aldolase/citrate lyase family protein, producing the protein MKQHRSWMFVPADSEKKLGKAMDLGADVIIVDLEDSVAPQNKAMGRQMARDWLERTHAQAEAPEAPQRWIRINALDTQWWAEDLRAVMPGAPAGIVLPKALGPDSISQVAGELYQLEQAGSAQKGTTRILPLVTETPQAALGIPQYASAQLPRLGGLTWGAEDLSAAIGASRKRDADGNWTDAFRMVRSQMLLAAHALKIPAIDTLWDNFSDLEGLENAARNARADGFAGMLAIHPKQVEVINRAFTPSEEEVEDARRIVAAFASQPGVGTLSLDGKMLDQPHLQLARRILGMDS; encoded by the coding sequence ATGAAACAGCACCGCTCCTGGATGTTCGTCCCCGCCGACAGCGAGAAGAAGCTGGGCAAGGCGATGGATCTGGGGGCCGATGTCATCATCGTCGACCTCGAGGATTCGGTCGCGCCGCAAAACAAGGCGATGGGTCGCCAGATGGCGCGCGACTGGCTCGAACGCACCCACGCCCAGGCCGAAGCCCCCGAGGCGCCGCAACGCTGGATCCGCATCAACGCGCTCGACACCCAGTGGTGGGCCGAGGATCTGCGCGCGGTCATGCCGGGGGCGCCTGCCGGTATCGTGCTGCCCAAGGCGCTCGGGCCCGACAGCATCAGCCAGGTTGCGGGTGAGCTTTACCAGCTCGAACAGGCGGGCAGTGCGCAGAAGGGCACCACGCGCATCCTCCCGCTGGTGACCGAGACGCCGCAGGCCGCGCTCGGCATTCCGCAATATGCGAGCGCGCAATTGCCGCGCCTGGGCGGGCTGACCTGGGGTGCGGAAGACCTCTCCGCCGCGATCGGCGCGTCGCGCAAGCGCGATGCCGACGGCAACTGGACCGACGCGTTCCGCATGGTCCGCTCACAAATGCTGCTTGCCGCGCATGCGCTGAAAATCCCGGCGATCGACACGCTGTGGGACAATTTCTCCGATCTCGAAGGCCTGGAAAACGCGGCCCGCAACGCCCGCGCCGATGGCTTCGCCGGAATGCTCGCGATCCATCCCAAGCAGGTCGAAGTGATCAACCGCGCCTTCACGCCGAGCGAGGAAGAAGTCGAGGACGCGCGCCGTATCGTCGCCGCCTTCGCCAGCCAGCCGGGTGTCGGCACGCTGTCGCTCGACGGCAAGATGCTCGACCAGCCGCATTTGCAGCTGGCGCGGCGCATTCTCGGGATGGACAGCTAG